In Thunnus albacares chromosome 10, fThuAlb1.1, whole genome shotgun sequence, a single window of DNA contains:
- the gabra4 gene encoding gamma-aminobutyric acid receptor subunit alpha-4: MVSAKKKEMVTAMHPAYIRILFYFFCLATCLKKTTGQTRKDERIYPENFTRILDRLLDGYDNRLRPGFGGPVTEVKTDIYVTSFGPVSDVEMEYTMDVFFRQTWVDRRLMYEGPIEILRLNNLMVTKVWTPDTFFRNGKKSVAHNMTAPNKLFRIMKNGTILYTMRLTISAECPMKLVDFPMDGHACPLKFGSYAYPKTEMIYTWTKGPQHSVEVPPESSSLVQYDLIGQTVSSETIKSITGEYVVMTVYFHLKRKMGYFMIQTYIPCIMTVILSQVSFWINKESVPARTVFGITTVLTMTTLSISARHSLPKVSYATAMDWFIAVCFAFVFSALIEFAAVNYFTNAQIERAKKKPAKCPPVPQTTPVKVKDAEEVLQQNPDSNGNLRKRMNYIPHQESSSHQRAQSTTNISGVGRARPLRPLASGANGSSSTLSRSSPKSESLLSVASSSAQLVKSTPQAAASTPDVMAGTPCKQNTNSSSLQHLLGPKLERIQMMGNKLELKQTPCSQPTTAGMGGTSKIDKYARILFPVSFGAFNMVYWVVYLSKDTMVAKGG, from the exons ATGGTTTCTGCCAAGAAGAAGGAGATGGTGACAGCGATGCACCCCGCTTACATTCGGATCCTCTTCTACTTTTTCTGTTTGGCGACTTG ttTAAAGAAAACCACTGGACAGACAAGGAAGGATGAAAGGATCTATCCGGAGAATTTCACTCGCATTTTAGACCGACTTCTGGACGGTTATGACAACAGGCTGCGACCTGGATTCGGGG GTCCTGTGACTGAGGTCAAGACAGACATTTATGTGACAAGTTTTGGGCCTGTCTCAGATGTTGAAATG GAGTACACAATGGACGTGTTCTTTCGACAGACATGGGTGGACCGGAGGTTGATGTATGAGGGTCCGATAGAGATTTTGAGGCTGAACAACTTGATGGTGACTAAAGTTTGGACACCAGACACTTTCTTCAGGAATGGCAAGAAGTCAGTGGCTCACAACATGACGGCCCCCAACAAACTCTTCCGCATCATGAAGAATGGCACCATTCTCTACACCATGAG GTTGACTATTAGTGCTGAATGTCCCATGAAGCTTGTGGACTTCCCCATGGATGGACATGCATGCCCCCTCAAGTTTGGAAGCT ATGCCTATCCTAAAACAGAGATGATCTATACTTGGACCAAAGGACCTCAGCATTCGGTGGAGGTCCCTCCTGAGTCCTCCAGCCTGGTTCAGTATGATCTCATCGGCCAGACGGTCTCCAGTGAAACGATCAAATCAATCACAG GTGAATATGTGGTGATGACGGTCTACTTCCACTTGAAACGTAAAATGGGCTACTTCATGATTCAGACTTATATCCCCTGCATAATGACAGTAATCCTCTCCCAAGTGTCCTTCTGGATAAATAAAGAATCAGTTCCGGCACGCACAGTCTTTG GCATCACCACTGTCCTGACCATGACAACACTCAGTATCAGTGCTCGCCACTCCCTTCCCAAGGTCTCATATGCCACTGCGATGGACTGGTTCATTGCTGTCTGCTTCGCCTTCGTCTTCTCCGCCCTCATCGAGTTCGCTGCTGTTAACTACTTCACTAACGCACAGATCGAGCGGGCCAAAAAGAAGCCAGCCAAATGTCCCCCTGTGCCCCAAACTACACCTGTCAAGGTCAAGGACGCTGAAGAAGTGCTGCAG cAAAATCCTGATAGCAATGGCAACCTGAGAAAACGGATGAATTATATTCCCCACCAAGAGTCGAGTAGTCACCAGAGAGCCCAGTCCACCACCAACATTTCAGGAGTAGGAAGAGCGAGACCGCTGCGACCTTTAGCCAGCGGAGCCAACGGCAGCTCCTCCACACTCTCACGCTCCAGCCCCAAGTCTGAGAGCCTGCTCAGCGTGGCCTCTTCCTCTGCGCAGCTGGTGAAAAGCACGCCCCAGGCTGCAGCTTCCACGCCAGACGTGATGGCAGGGACGCCGTGCAAGCAGAACACCAACTCCTCGTCTCTGCAGCATCTGCTGGGGCCCAAGCTGGAGCGCATCCAGATGATGGGGAACAAACTGGAGCTAAAGCAGACGCCGTGCTCCCAGCCCACCACTGCTGGTATGGGTGGAACCAGTAAAATTGACAAATACGCACGGATCCTGTTCCCAGTGTCCTTCGGGGCATTTAACATGGTCTACTGGGTAGTTTACTTATCAAAGGACACAATGGTGGCTAAAGGTGGCTAG